One genomic window of Biomphalaria glabrata chromosome 9, xgBioGlab47.1, whole genome shotgun sequence includes the following:
- the LOC106056693 gene encoding O-acyltransferase like protein-like: MAKYGSFTFIMLMLLGLQKTSAQFSDDSSWLNPAPGRQNYIHTLTHAVARARHAGSFEQNNLSSVVGEVLADFSVLQTELLALRHETKPDQILKYSGLIKDILSVTNSACANDTGRLVMSLFNKKDRWSLQFLDANGKPGAGLMLLHVNFVGDYKQCRNAQAPSNTSIGLKGFKGNYCALMAKPPGDIPFGLAVGTCLPDTCTEADLTVLTEQLIRKFMNGTLVATQAKCHSDERPMTTATVVAITVLCLILAMVLSGTVIDIVYVQCPKWKKEIEDADMLTNTNRVGSLYGAVGSGEGLLGHNDVDETALLIVKPTPTLGLLGKIFVSFSVYTNASKVLNTSQPPGSLGAVHGIRFLSMSWVMLCHTFAFGAFFFRNLEMFETLLNRWTFTVIANGFASVDTFFTLSGLLTAYLTYQMTQKYGWRINWLLFYFHRIWRLTPPYMLILLMVLGFQQYFGSGALWDEIQPADRDNCNEYWWSNLLYVNNLISASKMCFVHSWYLSNDMQFFFISPLLIIPFCFKRVYGVLACMIFLAATIITTAVLSVHKAWPVTLVSLRTTSLMGSWFEDYYIKPWCRLGPYVIGVLTGVMLAHYKRIHMPKFVVILGWILATAIGLAVVYGINGDLTGDNPSSLGAAAFYNSVSRTAWAVCVCWVIVACTSGYGGLVNSLLSWSPFVVLGRLTFVAYLIHPCVFSVYYQNRDQLFQITDTSIAVTFCGLLVCTYLVSFILMLLFESPMIGLERVLLRRKHKE; this comes from the exons atgGCTAAGTATGGAAGCTTTACATTCATCATGCTCATGCTACTAGGTCTTCAGAAAACTTCTGCTCAGTTCAGTGATGACTCATCATGGCTCAACCCAGCTCCTGGGAGACAGAACTATATACACACTTTGACTCATGCCGTTGCCAGGGCTAGGCATGCTGGGAGCTTTGAACAAAACAACTTGTCATCGGTAGTAGGGGAAGTCCTTGCTGATTTCAGTGTTCTTCAAACTGAGCTTCTAGCTCTTAGACACGAGACAAAACCTGACCAGATCTTGAAGTATTCAGGTCTTATCAAAGACATATTGTCTGTGACAAACTCGGCTTGTGCTAATGATACCGGCAGACTTGTCATGAGTTTGTTTAACAAAAAAGATAGATGGTCGTTACAGT TTCTAGATGCCAATGGAAAGCCTGGGGCTGGCCTGATGCTTTTACATGTGAACTTTGTTGGTGATTATAAACAGTGCAGGAATGCTCAGGCACCGTCTAACACATCAATTGGCCTGAAAGGATTCAAGGGAAACTACTGCGCCTTAATGGCAAAGCCT CCCGGTGATATACCTTTCGGCCTTGCAGTAGGTACCTGCCTGCCAGACACTTGTACTGAAGCAGATCTGACCGTGCTGACAGAACAGC TTATAAGAAAATTTATGAATGGAACTCTGGTAGCCACTCAAGCCAAGTGTCACAGTGATGAGAGACCAATGACAACAGCTACAGTTGTAGCCAT AACAGTGTTATGTTTGATTTTGGCTATGGTGCTTTCTGGGACTGTCATCGACATTGTCTATGTCCAGTGTCCTAAGtggaagaaagagatagaagatGCTGATATGCTGACCAACACCAACCGTGTAGGATCTTTGTATGGTGCAGTGGGGTCAGGCGAAGGGCTGCTTGGACACAATGATGTGGATGAGACTGCCTTGCTAATTGTGAAACCAACTCCTACTTTGG GCTTGTTGGGGAAAATATTTGTATCATTTTCAGTCTACACTAATGCATCCAAAGTTTTAAACACGTCTCAGCCACCAGGCTCTCTTGGTGCTGTCCATGGAATACGATTTCTGAGTATGTCTTGGGTCATGCTGTGTCATACCTTTGCCTTCGGAGCCTTTTTCTTCA GAAATCTTGAGATGTTTGAGACACTGTTAAATCGATGGACATTCACAGTGATAGCCAACGGTTTTGCATCAGTAGATACTTTCTTTACTCttag TGGACTACTGACAGCATACTTGACCTACCAGATGACTCAGAAATATGGGTGGAGGATCAACTGGCTCTTGTTCTACTTTCACAGAATTTGGAG ATTGACCCCTCCCTACATGCTGATCTTGCTCATGGTCCTGGGCTTTCAGCAATATTTTGGCTCTGGAGCTCTGTGGGATGAAATCCAGCCTGCAGACAGAGACAACTGTAATGAGTACTGGTGGTCTAATTTACTCTATGTCAACAACTTAATCAGTGCTAGTAAAATG tgttTTGTTCACTCTTGGTACTTATCCAATGACATGCAGTTCTTTTTCATCAGTCCACTGTTGATCATACCATTCTGTTT TAAACGTGTTTATGGTGTGCTTGCGTGTATGATTTTCCTTGCTGCAACCATCATCACCACAGCTGTTCTCTCTGTTCACAAGGCATGGCCAGTCACGTTGGTATCTTTGCGGACTACTTCTCTCAT GGGTAGCTGGTTTGAGGACTACTACATTAAACCTTGGTGCAGACTAGGACCGTACGTCATAGGGGTTCTCACAGGTGTCATGCTGGCACATTATAAAAGGATTCACATGCCAAAG TTTGTTGTCATCCTTGGGTGGATTCTGGCCACTGCCATTGGATTAGCAGTTGTATATGGTATCAATGGTGACCTGACAGGAGACAACCCCAGCTCTTTGGGTGCAGCAGCCTTCTACAACTCTGTCTCCAGAACAGCTTGGGCAGTCTGTGTGTGCTGGGTCATAGTGGCCTGTACATCTGGCTATGGAG GCCTTGTGAACAGCCTTCTGTCCTGGTCTCCCTTTGTGGTGCTGGGCAGACTGACCTTTGTGGCCTACCTCATCCACCCCTGTGTGTTCTCTGTGTATTACCAAAACAGGGATCAGCTGTTTCAGATAACAGACACAAGTATT GCTGTGACCTTCTGTGGCTTGCTGGTCTGCACCTACCTGGTGTCATTTATACTGATGCTTCTGTTTGAGTCTCCTATGATTGGGCTGGAGCGGGTTTTACTCAGGAGGAAACACAAGGAGTAG